The Candidatus Eisenbacteria bacterium genome includes the window AGCCCAACACCATTCGGCCAATTATAGTCGACCTGCCCATCTCCATGGCACTCACAGAAGTCTGAAAAATAGAATATGGAATCCCACCCCGTGCGAGTCGGTACCAGGGGTTAAGAATTGGGCGGGTGTATAAGATGCGGGCAGTAAGAGAACTGATCCTGCAACCCGCACACGGAGGCCCGTCCCCCATCTCTCCTGCAGCAAGGGAAATGTCAGTCAGTCAATTCTGACCTCCTATCATTGCTTTCGTGGCACACTATTCGGGACGGACAGCCGTCACTCCCATCCCAGGTCGTGTTCCTTGAGTAGGGTCGAGATTCTCCGACCGATCTCGGACTCGCTTGTTCCCATTTGCTTTAGCACTTCGATGTAGTTGGAGAGGGCGGTCCGAAAGTTGGGATGTTCGTGGCCCGTGCGCTCGGCGAAACGGATGAAGATGATCAGCTGACGTCTGCTGAGCGGCTCGGCCTCCCCCAGGCGGTTCGTGGCCTGAAGCAACTGCGCCAGGTTGTTGAGGGCCACGGCGACGTTCGGGTGTCCGGCCCCGAAACTCCTCTCCATGATCTCCACGACCCGGCGCATGAGCGGCTCGGCCTCCCCCAGGCGGTTCGTGGCCTGAAGCAACTGCGCCAGATTGTTGAGGTCTATGGCTACGTCCGGGTGCTCTGGGCCGAAGCTCTGCTCGTCGATGGCCAGCGCCCGGCGCTTGAGCGGCTCGGCCTCCACCAGGCGGTTCGTGTCCTGAAGCAACGAGGCCAGGTTGTTGAGGCGAATGGCGACTTTGGGGTGCTCTGGGCCGAAGCTCTGCTCGTCGATGGCCAGCGCCCGGCGCATGAGCGGCTCGGCCTCCCCCAGGCGGTTCGTGGCCTGAAGCAACTGCGCCAGGTTGTTGAGGGCTATGGCTACGTCCGGGTGCTCTGGGCCGAAGCTCTGCTCGTCGATGGCCAGCGCCCGGCGCATGAGCGGCTCGGCCTCTGAATGAAGCGCCTTGTGGAAGAGGAGAACGGCCAGTCGATTCATCAGCGTTGACGTCGGCTCCGAGATGGCAAGCTCGTCCGCCTGTCCCACAACTGCGGCGACGTGCGGGCGAAGCGGGTTCCACCGCGGCCAAGTGCGGACGTCTCCGGGAGAGTCCGGGGCGACATGGTCGAGCCACCGCAGTGCCAGCACGACCCACTCCCTTCGCTCGGCACCCGGCATTTGATTGCGAAGGACCTCCTGCATCACTCGATGAAGGCTGGTCGACTGCTCCTCTGCATCCCATCGAACCATGTTGTAGTCGGCAAGAGCAGTCAACGCACTCCGAGCCACCGGACTACGACGCTTCGGCTGCCTTTCCCCTGGACAAGGCAGTTTGACTGCGTCGCGCAAGATGGTCTCCGTGACATCGTCCTCTAAAAGGAACCGCGGAATCGGATCCGGCGCAAACCAGGCGAGCAGGCGCAGTAGGGCAACCTCGGTGACCCCCAGTTGCTCCATCGTCGTCTGCCAGGTCATGGCCACGCTGCGCGGGTACTTCATGAGTTGCGGGTCGTACCACTCCTGCACGGCTTGGTCGTGCGACCGCCAGGCGGCCAAGTACTCGCTCAGACTGCTGCGCTGGCGCGCGATGTACGCCCCAGCTTGCTCGAGGGCAAGCGCCAAACCGTCCAGCTCCCGCGCCAGCGCTTCGGCATCGGCGGGATCGCTCGGCAGCCTGCGACGGCCGCGTGCGGTTCGCTCGAGGAGGAACCGGGCCGCATCCTCCACAGCGAGCACATCAAGCTCCATCGGTTCGAAGGCTGCGCTCCACTGGGAACGACGACTTGTCACAAGAACGCTGCCCCCGGGAATACAGGAAAGCATCTCCTCGACGGCCTCGGCCCTCAGGACTGTCGACATTGTCCAGGATCAGCAGCCACCCTGGGTGCTCCTGCAGCCAGCGCAGGACGGCAGTTCTGCGGATATCCTCCTCGGGCGCGTCTCCTTCTGGAAGATCCAGCACGTCGGACCCTGCCAGAGCCGCCAGATTCCGCCGCAGGTTCTCCAGGGAGTCGGCCGTGACCATAAGAAGTGCGCTGTAGGAGTCCGCATACCTCCAGGCGTATTCCACAGCCAGTCGCGTCTTTCCGACACCGCCCAGCCCGTGGAGCGCTTTTCCCACGATGGCCAGGGCGCGACCCTGTTTCTCAGTCAGGAAGCTCTCGTGGAGCTTGGCCATCCAGTCATCCCGTCCTTTGAAGAGCGATCCCAGGGGAGGGTCGGGGAGTCGAACGGGTCGGTGCCGCACGGCCGGCGGAAGGACCTCCTGCAGGGCCGAGCGGAGAAGCTCGATGGTCAGCTCATCCCGTCCGTCAAAGTGGATCTCCGGATATCGTCCAAGCTTCTGCAATCGCTTGAGGTGCTCCTGCTGTTGTGCCTGCTGCTGCGCGTCGTGCACATATCCCTGATCCCGCGGGGCCACGGGCTTCGGATGGCAGATGAAGAGTTTCTTTCTATGGTAGACAGCGAGGTACGCTTCCCACTGTGTGTACGAGAGGACGGGGGGATCCGCATCCAGCACACCGCGTAGGGCGGGTAGCCTCTCCCCAAGATCCGTGTACCTGGCCTTGAGGTCGGCCACGGCCGGGGCACCGGCCACGCATCCCGTCGCGTCACCCGCGATGTGAATGACGGCGTCGCACATCTGGATGTAGTCATCGAGCTTTAGAAGCGTTGTCTGCCCAGACGCGATGAAGTCCTCCTGAACCTTCGCGGTCAGGTTGGGACGCTCGAGCGTCTTCCGAAAGGCGTCCCGGTACGAGCGAAACTCCGAGGTGACAGCTGACAGGAAGATCTGGACGTGCGGGCTCGCGTGTCGCTGATTCACGGTTCGAATGCCTCCGGTACAAAGGGCTTGTGGCGCCAACTGGACAATCACTCCCGACCCATCGCATTCTAGTGACTGTCTATTCCATGAATTCCATCCATCCTAAAATCCTCGGATCCTCCCCGACCAGACCCTTGTTTGAAACCCGGCAGGGTCGAGAACTGGCGCTGTTGTCCGTAGGACTCCCCTTGATGCAACGTTTCATGATCAATCTCCGCGGCACATGTGACGCCCCGATTTTCCATGATTCCAGCCCACACAGTCGCAGGTAGATGATAGCACTGAATGCGGCTCGCTGGAAGGTTCGGAATCGGTCGACGGCAGTGTACAGTGTCAGCGGTCGTTCAGGGACTGGATTCGCTCGGTATGGGTGGCTGACATGCAGCAGAATCGGTGGCCGGAAAGGACGGGAATACCTTTAAACTCGCGTCCACTGGCACGCCTATCGCCCTTCTGTCAGCATCCGCCCCCAACCCCTCTGGCCAGAGACAGCTGCGGGGAGGTTGGAGCGCAACGTTATCAGCATGATTGGCCTGGACTGATCACAATTCTCAAATTTGAAGAAAATACGCCGCTTGACAATTCTCGATTGGGTCAAATCCACGACTTCTGCCATAGGCCCCATAGCCACTACTGTTTCCATATTGAAAATTGGAAGCTGGGACAGGCGGCCTTTATCTACTCAGCTTCTCCGGAATCCTCAACACCTAGTAGAACAGCCACCCGGTCGAGCCAGTCAAGATCATCTTTGTCATATAGACTGAATAAACGGTGCCAATCATCGTCAGATTCTAGGGACTTCAGAAATGAGGCATACCCATCATCTTTCGGCGTTTTTTCTTCGTTGCTCATGGACATCCCCTCCACAGGGCCCATTAGTCATTCTAACCAATATTAGCACAAATTCTTAGAGATTTTCAAGGGTGTCGGATCATGAAACCCCACCCCATAGGAACTTGGTGCAGGGAAGTCCATCTGCCGAGGAGGCAAGCGAGCCGCGCCCACTCCCCAGGTACCAATTTGATCTCCAACGACCCTCCTGTCAAATAATTTGAATGCCCCTATAACACATTGCAAATCAACCAGTTATAATATGGGCACTCTGCTTCCCGTTTGGGGAATACACTGCTTTTTTGGCCGAACCCCTCCATTGCATGTCAAAGAGGGCTACATGCCCGGGTTTCATGGGATTCCGGACATTGAGTTAACGTCTGTATCAGGGGCTTCAACTCACTATTATCGGCCTTTGTTTGGAAAACCTTAGCCGGCAGAACTGGCATCTGAATCCCGTGTGAACATGCGGCCACTACTAAGGGCGCACCTGTCTCAGACCAACTCACTCTGAGTCCAATCTCCCCGACTAGGATCTTCGTATCCCGGCCATTGTCATCGAGCATCGATTCGAGGTACTGCGCCGCTAGGAGACGATAATCCATGGCAGCACCCTGAAGTGCCCACTCATTCAATATAACCACGGATGGGACGGGTTCAATTTCCGATAGAAGCCGTCTTACACCAGACAAACCAAGATGATTACTTAGCCCGGCTTCTAGCATCAAATCCGGAAAAGTAACCGAGCATACATTCGCAACTAAAATATCACAACCACCAAACGACTCCCAAATAGCGCGTCTGATCCCTGATCCAGCATCAGCAGAAAAGTACTCAGTATCAGATGTATAGCCAATCTTTACTTCATTCCCATCCTCAGATGTGAGTGTAATTAATAGCCCAGCAGAAATATCATCCCACCTAAAGCGGTGCTTCACCCTGATGGCTTCGACCCGCAAAACTGCTCCCCCTAATTCTCGCTCCCACATCTTTAGGTCACCTTCGCGCCCCAATTCCGATAGATAAGAAACCGCATTAACTCCTCCATATGATCTCGAGCATATTTGGCGTCGCATACAATCATCAACGGTTTTGCATTGGCCTAAGCCATTACATTCCTCGATCTGTCTTCTCAAATGTATGCGTGGATCCGGCTCGCTCTCGCACACGATCAGATCAATTCCCTTATCTGAGAATTTTCCATCCGCTCCAATATTCCTACTTCGTTCGTGACTCAATGCGAGTATTTGATCAAGGCTTGCATTATGATCCACGTGACTATGCGTTACAACTACAGCATCGATATCATCAAACTCGAATGGCGTAAAGAACCTTAGATTGCTAATATAGTCCACTCCAGGATCGATTACCAGACCGAATCCCCGAGCAGAGAGAAAGAGTCCTCCACCAAACAAGTTCTCCTCATACTTTGCCCCCTGGACAAGTGGATGGGCTGATGACCATCTTCGAACAACACACAGACAGTCGCGTTTTCCCAAAGGGTCTTTTGTTCTGTCCAGAATCAATGTACGAAGATCATTCCCATTGACGATAGGATCTTCGCTCATTGCCTTTAATAACTCCTGGACTCGCTTGTCATGAAATTTGCCATGCATTGAAGAGTCAAGTGGCTTCTGTACCATTTTGTATAATTTCGATAATCGATAATCCCTATTTTGAGATGATTCAAGATAGCTACGGGCCTTCAGCCAATGGTCCCTTGCGATCGATATTTCATTAGTGCCCCTAACTCCATCAATCGCATTTCGCGCTCCCTTAACCCTAAGTTTATCTATATTTTTATAGTACAATTTACCAATATTCTCAATCACCGTCTGCAATCGTGTACTCAAGTCAGCATAGGCAGCACAGCTGGTTAAGGACTCTAATGTGGTACTTGCCTCTTTAAGATGGCTAATTTCTCGGACGAAATAGCTATCGTTAATTAATCCAATTTTCATGTCCCCAGAATCAGCCTGGTTTGGCTCATTGGCTACTTCAATAGTCGCGGGATCTGAACGAATCGATTCAAGCCAACCGGAAGAGAAGAAGGCGAAGTAATCAGCAAGACCAATTGAATGTAGGATACGCCGAACATCCGTCAAGCAGCGTTTTTGATTCAGATGAGACATGGCTGGAAATGGTGATGATATTGTCGGAGGATTCCTTCTTAGAAGTGGTACCAGATTGGGTAGACATTGTCGAAAGAGATCAAGTGCCTCGTAGCCACGATCAGATCCTCGTGCTGCAGTCATCGTCA containing:
- a CDS encoding tetratricopeptide repeat protein — encoded protein: MELDVLAVEDAARFLLERTARGRRRLPSDPADAEALARELDGLALALEQAGAYIARQRSSLSEYLAAWRSHDQAVQEWYDPQLMKYPRSVAMTWQTTMEQLGVTEVALLRLLAWFAPDPIPRFLLEDDVTETILRDAVKLPCPGERQPKRRSPVARSALTALADYNMVRWDAEEQSTSLHRVMQEVLRNQMPGAERREWVVLALRWLDHVAPDSPGDVRTWPRWNPLRPHVAAVVGQADELAISEPTSTLMNRLAVLLFHKALHSEAEPLMRRALAIDEQSFGPEHPDVAIALNNLAQLLQATNRLGEAEPLMRRALAIDEQSFGPEHPKVAIRLNNLASLLQDTNRLVEAEPLKRRALAIDEQSFGPEHPDVAIDLNNLAQLLQATNRLGEAEPLMRRVVEIMERSFGAGHPNVAVALNNLAQLLQATNRLGEAEPLSRRQLIIFIRFAERTGHEHPNFRTALSNYIEVLKQMGTSESEIGRRISTLLKEHDLGWE
- a CDS encoding DUF4062 domain-containing protein, which produces MNQRHASPHVQIFLSAVTSEFRSYRDAFRKTLERPNLTAKVQEDFIASGQTTLLKLDDYIQMCDAVIHIAGDATGCVAGAPAVADLKARYTDLGERLPALRGVLDADPPVLSYTQWEAYLAVYHRKKLFICHPKPVAPRDQGYVHDAQQQAQQQEHLKRLQKLGRYPEIHFDGRDELTIELLRSALQEVLPPAVRHRPVRLPDPPLGSLFKGRDDWMAKLHESFLTEKQGRALAIVGKALHGLGGVGKTRLAVEYAWRYADSYSALLMVTADSLENLRRNLAALAGSDVLDLPEGDAPEEDIRRTAVLRWLQEHPGWLLILDNVDSPEGRGRRGDAFLYSRGQRSCDKSSFPVERSLRTDGA
- a CDS encoding MBL fold metallo-hydrolase, with protein sequence MNEEPEGSHKGQVAKKSVFHEFSCCEKCCEIIDVRRYRRVLDEMLETLEKDASGINSRIVLAGQLLKIAASLLEGTREERDLNAIVAGHLIREDAFVFARDALIASAPGDLFSFTVLLSLTMTAARGSDRGYEALDLFRQCLPNLVPLLRRNPPTISSPFPAMSHLNQKRCLTDVRRILHSIGLADYFAFFSSGWLESIRSDPATIEVANEPNQADSGDMKIGLINDSYFVREISHLKEASTTLESLTSCAAYADLSTRLQTVIENIGKLYYKNIDKLRVKGARNAIDGVRGTNEISIARDHWLKARSYLESSQNRDYRLSKLYKMVQKPLDSSMHGKFHDKRVQELLKAMSEDPIVNGNDLRTLILDRTKDPLGKRDCLCVVRRWSSAHPLVQGAKYEENLFGGGLFLSARGFGLVIDPGVDYISNLRFFTPFEFDDIDAVVVTHSHVDHNASLDQILALSHERSRNIGADGKFSDKGIDLIVCESEPDPRIHLRRQIEECNGLGQCKTVDDCMRRQICSRSYGGVNAVSYLSELGREGDLKMWERELGGAVLRVEAIRVKHRFRWDDISAGLLITLTSEDGNEVKIGYTSDTEYFSADAGSGIRRAIWESFGGCDILVANVCSVTFPDLMLEAGLSNHLGLSGVRRLLSEIEPVPSVVILNEWALQGAAMDYRLLAAQYLESMLDDNGRDTKILVGEIGLRVSWSETGAPLVVAACSHGIQMPVLPAKVFQTKADNSELKPLIQTLTQCPESHETRACSPL